A genomic stretch from Primulina huaijiensis isolate GDHJ02 chromosome 14, ASM1229523v2, whole genome shotgun sequence includes:
- the LOC140956616 gene encoding uncharacterized protein, translated as MDLGCIDMGCVEKKRKEISTEKENSPKESKMSASKLGKNTRTKDSVRSSLNALNKLASQIAKPPHRKTSPLTWFPRKKVEPYLKRKIKLLQEVDGMQSTLDETLGDSNPHYSKVLREKIATKEASDKATEARKAAMIEASWCRILRAAGIESKVAEAQLLKAEKSADEAFEAAEAIGVILNDIPDCAQNRCKIEMVSSKGGESATHMVSATFETVFEVDKKVAAAVKAAFIKLASCPSIKKDEFQDLLHKISENPDMDESYTDSSFNPECEFNADKFKSNDVIELMLDRLRCLKEEELSSLATIVATCGLNAALAKTVKNPCLKTESGRTSFGGRMTRRNSISDAQSRRAAVAELPSLDKFLVKRLTRLEREVLEAKNAEKNEAMDKQTDEKICSVDIASSRTQEKLKEDTTVSDLKLEKEAEEAEKLQKALTESVSSETKAAVVEVPSLDKFLVKRLTRLEREVEVARNIRSIEPSEGSRINGATKTATLVADATESNELLLNTDGDSLGKGNVDMNKNRRHINTGTKIPQDANYESLDSILVKHVSRLEREKMRFRADEQTGTQPKRKDTKAEMESSESSLDQILIKHKSRLEREREKTGTTTDQQDDGTRYSVSRKQAREKELQAAWGGLSLGNSIRPHVSRLERQKANWLKAEEEERKRAVEEGGV; from the exons ATGGATCTTGGCTGCATCGATATGGGTTGTGTTGAGAAGAAAAGGAAGGAAATTTCTACTGAGAAAGAGAACAGTCCCAAGGAATCTAAAATGTCTGCTTCTAAACTTGGGAAG AACACTAGAACAAAGGACAGTGTGCGGTCTAGCTTAAATGCTTTGAACAAACTTGCATCCCAGATCGCGAAGCCTCCTCACCGCAAAACATCCCCACTTACCTGGTTTCCCCGCAAAAAAGTGGAACCTTACTTGAAGAGGAAAATAAAGTTGCTGCAG GAAGTGGATGGAATGCAATCCACTCTAGATGAAACTCTTGGTGATTCAAATCCTCATTACTCGAAAGTACTGAGAGAAAAGATTGCAACAAAAGAAGCTTCCGATAAAGCAACGGAGGCTCGAAAAGCTGCCATGATCGAGGCATCTTGGTGTAGAATACTTCGAGCAGCTGG GATTGAAAGTAAAGTAGCAGAAGCTCAGTTGTTGAAGGCTGAAAAATCTGCTGACGAAGCCTTTGAAGCAGCGGAAGCAATAGGGGTAATCTTGAATGATATACCAGATTGTGCACAAAATCGTTGTAAGATAGAAATGGTGTCTTCCAAAGGAGGTGAATCTGCCACTCATATGGTTTCAGCAACTTTTGAAACTGTATTCGAGGTTGATAAAAAAGTAGCTGCAGCAGTTAAAGCGGCTTTTATTAAGCTTGCAAGTTGCCCTTCAATAAAGAAGGATGAATTTCAAGACCTGTTGCATAAAATTAGCGAGAACCCTGATATGGATGAGAGTTACACTGATTCTTCATTTAATCCAGAATGTGAATTTAATGCTGATAAGTTCAAATCAAATGATGTTATAGAGTTGATGTTAGATAGACTTCGATGCTTAAAAGAAGAAGAACTTTCTTCTCTTGCAACTATAGTTGCAACTTGTGGGCTAAATGCTGCTTTGGCTAAAACTGTGAAGAATCCTTGTCTTAAGACAGAATCAGGCAGAACTTCTTTCGGCGGGAGGATGACAAGGAGGAACTCTATTTCAGACGCTCAGTCGAGAAGGGCAGCTGTGGCTGAACTCCCGAGCTTAGACAAGTTTCTTGTCAAGCGGTTGACAAGACTTGAAAGAGAGGTATTAGAAGCTAAAAATGCCGAAAAGAATGAAGCTATGGATAAACAGACTGATGAGAAAATTTGTTCGGTCGACATTGCGAGTTCTAGAACTCAAGAAAAGCTCAAAGAGGATACTACCGTTTCAGATTTAAAGCTTGAGAAGGAGGCTGAAGAAGCCGAGAAATTGCAAAAGGCTCTTACAGAGTCAGTTAGCAGTGAAACAAAAGCAGCTGTGGTGGAGGTTCCTAGTCTAGACAAGTTTTTGGTGAAACGGTTAACAAGACTTGAGAGAGAGGTCGAGGTAGCACGAAACATAAGAAGTATCGAACCAAGTGAAGGAAGTCGCATAAATGGTGCGACTAAGACAGCCACTTTAGTTGCCGATGCAACAGAGTCAAATGAACTCTTGTTGAATACTGATGGAGATTCATTAGGCAAAGGGAACGTGGACATGAACAAAAACAGGCGGCACATAAATACTGGCACCAAAATTCCTCAAGACGCAAATTATGAAAGCTTAGACAGCATCTTGGTCAAGCATGTCTCTAGGCTGGAAAGGGAGAAGATGAGATTTCGTGCAGATGAACAAACAGGAACACAACCAAAACGAAAGGACACAAAAGCAGAAATGGAGAGCAGTGAAAGCAGTCTGGACCAAATTCTAATCAAGCATAAATCACGACTTGAGAGGGAGAGGGAAAAAACGGGTACTACTACAGATCAACAAGATGACGGTACCAGGTATTCGGTTTCTCGAAAACAGGCTAGGGAGAAAGAGTTACAGGCAGCATGGGGTGGTTTAAGCCTAGGAAACTCTATTCGCCCTCACGTCTCTAGACTTGAACGCCAAAAG GCCAATTGGCTTAAAGCCGAAGAAGAGGAAAGAAAGAGGGCAGTGGAGGAAGGTGGTGTATGA
- the LOC140957331 gene encoding protein SYM1-like has product MAAALTRNSLQRSLHHHSLQYLWRSSIKHSPPVPASAPKTSAHQVQQSKWCNRYPNTFSRRAKELEDASTSFESSSLSSRASSSPSTSKLGFVGWYLGMVQTRPIVTKSVTSSFIYTAADLSSQALVGESSEYDFVRTLRMAGYGMIILGPSLHCWFNFASRVFPRRDFFSTIKKIVVGQLAYGPVMTAAFFSVNAGLQGESGSEIVARVKRDVVPTMVKGFMYWPICDFITFKFVPVHLQPVVSNSFSYIWTIYLTYVASLEKVDTS; this is encoded by the exons ATGGCCGCCGCATTAACAAGAAACAGCCTTCAAAGAAGCCTCCACCACCATTCCCTGCAGTATCTATGGAGGAGCAGCATCAAACACTCCCCACCAGTCCCGGCTTCAGCCCCGAAGACTTCTGCTCACCAGGTCCAACAATCCAAATGGTGTAATCGTTATCCTAATACCTTTTCCCGGAGAGCGAAGGAATTGGAGGATGCCTCTACCAGCTTTGAATCTTCTTCACTCAGCTCGAGGGCATCTTCTTCACCTTCTACTTCCAAGCTTGGGTTTGTAGGGTGGTATTTGGGCATGGTTCAGACCCGACCCATTGTCACCAAAAGCGTCACTTCTTCCTTTATCTACACGGCAGCGGATTTATCATCTCAG GCGTTAGTTGGAGAGTCGTCAGAGTATGATTTTGTGAGGACTTTGAGGATGGCTGGATATGGGATGATTATATTGGGGCCATCGTTGCATTGCTGGTTCAATTTCGCTTCGAGAGTTTTTCCAAGGAGGGATTTTTTCTCGACGATTAAGAAAATTGTTGTGGGACAGCTAGCATACGGGCCTGTAATGACTGCCGCATTCTTCTCTGTAAATGCTGGCTTACAAG GTGAAAGTGGCTCCGAGATAGTTGCTAGAGTAAAACGTGACGTGGTCCCTACGATGGTCAAAGGCTTTATGTACTGGCCTATATGTGATTTCATCACCTTCAAGTTCGTCCCTGTTCATTTACAA CCAGTTGTGAGCAACTCATTTTCGTACATATGGACGATTTATTTGACTTACGTGGCAAGCTTAGAAAAAGTTGATACTAGTTGA
- the LOC140956732 gene encoding small ribosomal subunit protein uS14z/uS14y/uS14x, whose translation MGHSNVWNSHPKTYGPGSRTCRVCGNPHGIIRKYGLMCCRQCFRSNAKEIGFIKYR comes from the exons ATGGGACACTCCAATGTCTGGAACTCTCACCCGAAAACCTACGGACCCGGATCTCGTACCTG CCGTGTCTGTGGGAACCCTCACGGGATAATTAGAAAATATGGTCTGATGTGCTGCAGGCAGTGCTTTCGCAGCAATGCTAAGGAAATCGGATTTATTAAG
- the LOC140957330 gene encoding probable polyamine transporter At3g19553, with amino-acid sequence MDEEGMVSDSKNTATAKGNPKLTILPLIALIFYEVSGGPFGVEDSVKAGGGPFLSLLGFLIFPLFWSVPEALVTAELATTFPENGGYVIWISSAFGPFWGFQEGFWKWFSGVMDNALYPVLFLDYLKHSFPVFDSIQARIPALLLITVSLTYLNYRGLHIVGFSAVLLAGFSLFPFVVMSILSIPRIRPSRWLRVDSRKVEWRGYFNSLFWNLNYWDNASTLAGEIENPSRTFPRALMGAVVLVVCSYLIPLLAGTGAVETDSSEWSDGYFAQIGMLIGGSWLKWWIQAASALSNMGLFEAEMSSDAFQLLGMSEIGMLPSVFASRSKYGTPTFSILCSATGVIFLSWMSFQEILEFLNFLYAIGMLFEFAAFIKLRIKRSDLHRPYKVPFNTVGATMLCFPPVLLLVLVMCLASLKTYLVSTGIIVLGFILYPALIYAKEHRWFKFNMDYMPKSSGSYQECSPIGVEEHCVNTDEASLRLLTDSTSLKIDHEGDILPEEAVKWE; translated from the exons ATGGATGAGGAGGGAATGGTGAGTGATTCCAAGAACACGGCTACTGCAAAGGGTAATCCAAAGCTCACGATTTTACCTCTGATTGCTTTGATTTTCTACGAGGTTTCTGGAGGTCCATTTGGTGTGGAAGATTCAGTCAAGGCAGGAGGTGGCCCATTTTTGTCTTTGCTAGGTTTCTTGATTTTCCCTCTGTTTTGGAGCGTTCCTGAAGCTCTTGTCACGGCTGAACTGGCCACAACTTTCCCCGAAAATGGCGGCTATGTGATCTGGATTTCATCTGCTTTTGGCCCTTTTTGGGGTTTTcaagaagggttctggaaatggtttAGTGGGGTTATGGATAATGCCCTTTACCCGGTATTGTTTCTTGATTACTTGAAGCATTCATTTCCCGTTTTTGATAGTATTCAAGCTAGGATTCCAGCTTTGTTGTTAATTACTGTTTCTTTGACATATTTGAACTATAGAGGTTTGCATATTGTGGGATTCTCTGCTGTTTTGCTAGCTGGTTTTTCGCTCTTTCCTTTTGTTGTTATGAGCATTCTCTCGATTCCTCGAATTAGGCCTAGTCGATGGCTTCGTGTTGATTCTAGGAAGGTAGAATGGAGGGGGTATTTCAATAGCTTGTTTTGGAATCTGAATTATTGGGATAATGCGAGTACGTTGGCTGGGGAGATTGAGAATCCAAGTAGGACTTTTCCGAGAGCTCTTATGGGTGCGGTGGTTTTGGTGGTATGTTCTTATTTAATTCCACTTCTCGCGGGTACTGGTGCGGTGGAAACTGATTCGAGTGAGTGGAGTGATGGTTATTTTGCTCAAATTGGAATGTTGATTGGTGGATCTTGGCTGAAGTGGTGGATCCAAGCGGCTTCCGCATTGTCAAACATGGGATTGTTTGAAGCGGAAATGAGCAGTGATGCATTTCAACTTTTGGGGATGAGTGAGATTGGGATGCTCCCTTCTGTATTTGCATCAAG ATCAAAATATGGAACACCAACGTTCAGCATTTTGTGTTCTGCAACTGGCGTGATCTTCTTGTCATGGATGAGTTTCCAAGAAATCTTGGAATTCCTCAACTTCCTATATGCTATTGGAATGCTATTTGAGTTTGCAGCTTTCATCAAACTAAGAATTAAAAGATCTGATCTACACAGACCCTATAAAGTTCCCTTCAATACAGTAGGCGCAACGATGCTCTGCTTCCCTCCGGTGTTGTTGCTTGTTCTGGTAATGTGTTTGGCTTCTCTGAAGACGTATTTAGTGAGCACTGGCATAATTGTGCTTGGATTCATCTTGTACCCCGCTTTAATTTATGCAAAGGAACACCGATGGTTCAAATTTAACATGGATTATATGCCGAAATCTTCTGGTAGTTATCAAGAATGTAGTCCTATCGGGGTGGAAGAACACTGTGTAAATACTGATGAAGCCTCTTTGAGACTTCTGACCGATTCAACATCTTTGAAAATAGATCACGAAGGTGATATTCTACCCGAGGAAGCTGTGAAATGGGAGTAG